A part of Salmo trutta chromosome 15, fSalTru1.1, whole genome shotgun sequence genomic DNA contains:
- the LOC115148896 gene encoding uncharacterized protein LOC115148896 isoform X1, with translation MDPKMPNRCAAPNCNIYTDKSDVPFFRFPLDSERCKQWLNNCHRSDLEPKTPEELHNSFQICANHFEPSLICRDSTLRTSLKEGAIPTRFDFTSHLNNPSGHNRNKRIREPAEAELASLKKAKGDWFEDEAPSEVKDKPGENSATCDLQQEEQKREDVANSKAKEILKVYFKETLAFTGFSIGNDANPNTDEPMGDHRGQQSLNPVCVEKIDQKEVLQFSEDLMREEIRNSLRLARFFSILLQDVTNIEGKDQIPVFIRSVTVAGFPQKHLMGFLPCYADAEGLFYMLLSEIRNKWGLRMEHCRGLTYLTTGGLCQKMKDLTSRILQEFPQVVLAPSDPYAFNMWLIRSMPIPYIQKVVNTVEEVATIIRGSPDLWERLEVKIKSSYSHLKGEVDRIIEASQNTWEYGVDAFQTMLDILEPFLACINEVCSAANADTATCEQMAKLKPILKNFNFIITLVVLKNTLCCVSILNPSLRGAISISSTLQYTISNALKLVNKHLQEIAIFHRKWFSDAVGRAKKLGVEVARPDESSPETGEAVATETPLEDFYRETLSRQILLYLVAEVKRVFSTEMVRILRWLSLVPSYMADHNFSIRRDKVADANLNNLARPDTFYDELGCWEVKWRHASKRRILPTTVFATLKIPDIAFYPNVQSLLRVLGTIPCVNAEADVYGQYNMVLERYQSYLKATPEDQRLCNMAFVYVNQDVHFNVEDMVESYVEKHIDILQFLHMDDEVIEMQPEAEPVSENDGNHTLKENVEETQEEPQDIPSEMETERVGQPKLPATETNKEALKSALQVAVTAAYNSQSRQPGEASAEQDGEVEDSLKYVSKSEMEEVLRVCEDAVREGILVEVGTSFFSLFIDRVVKLGEKKHLPLFLRFVDSFDVMRLELMGFLDVDLDCDAMSERILEIVTKEWHLDLCYCRGQAYLGSGDVSYKLKAFACKIQEKYPLAICTHCSCYSFNTWWSKSTPVSSVKRALDVFEEVLMFFGSMPMLEKQLDHVIAFGLRESYEKVQELQGKFCTVWQEKHDSYEVFVQMLEPLVECLEKIKSNPQRWKSSLSLKAGALLRLIRDFDFIVPMVALKNTSSFTRELSAGLQKDHFSAASQLCQISGIVATLNRVKTNIKVFHQNWFDEACALAQSLGVQIKVPDNSSASRDSMMKPALYYKDALSVPLVDNLTNAVKDHFSEDHKEALNFLSLVPCSVTVSYMFEILRSKPPLYASDLPDSDNFFTELCCWRVKWKTKVASVTIPDTIFQTLRLPLMQYFGNINTLLRIMSVLPSTVLENCGEVMRHKMFQEYLRNTSPKDRSPCLAMLQVGTNFNRDLDRMVTKCLKVTPQALEGICLDKESKSLMKNSEVDHGKDGTEDLENQSSDKKENQEMKAVDENGHTGDNRQSLEMVFRLAARLGKKKCQLSELSKEDQVLLIQDLGLCHWFGRDGKFTLNIGEEEMVELLTKSIREVILLEIQESPFFSLITDKPVIIANKSYLPVFVRYVGECAPKVELIGFLRFFETCDVDVQAKNLSATLTEDWGLPMSQCRGQAFMRMGSGCHSLKKMSLEFLESYPLSVITPSESCGLACWLAGSVHCPPVTKMLGIVEDLLLFFDQSPGLEAELAQAVDGLLNTPREALEEIPETCCSRWKKREDFFDLLVDTLEGVLSCLDSVSSSATGTMSLHAQVLATALREMDFVVTLVILKNACSPLRNCSTVFRCGNPADIICEVEKIVPIIETLNKMLENISTVHTPWFEEAFQLASKVAPQQVCFPEEANSYESPEVYYRDNFSVPVLSCLIDEMKYNFSDSHLKALKLLSLLPTCNPQPISEPIRAESTDKLYSLYLSDLPDPDTVEQDISNWATVWKEKYQDMSPPASISEILLHPESQSHPTVTMLLRLVAVLPSVSMEWDLMKTTLNSMRALLKNTVCKGSKTDTVMLLMHYPTVQRLREVIEKCIEVDPESIPCLEQVKKQMKGLNLESDFRAFDVNPDERHEQTVEEHQANMAEQPLAGELQAEDGVLMAEDGVLMAEDGVLMAEDGVLMAEDGGVLMAQEDGVLMAQEDGVAQEDGVAQEDGVALAQEDGVALAQEGGVALAQEDGVALAQEDGVAQAQEDGVAQAQEDGVAQAQEDGVAQAQEDDVAQEGVAQAEEGGGLMAEEGVAQAEDGVVMVEDRVVGQRQAMSFYDPPVREEILKELWDSQFFTIITEQAVEIEGQLYVPLCIRYLDKQDTQCEETVAFIPFSQDTAVLADAIETALSEKWGLNMEYCRGQALLSVGEVGSQMRAVSAVIAQKYPLAMQMVSSAVSLNVWLARSSPAVAAADCAVSVENMLQWLTEDAERQTKLEEVIIAIFQHDEGKGNELRDKLIKNWEKSHDMHDLMVELLEVVMLCLNELKSEENSLGSGQALLYFNKVRRFEFIFSAVVLKNVLSLTKKLSQSLQGKPLDVLLAMNSLPDLLTSLNELKSDIDTHHKAWFKEAVSLASKLQITLLHSALLEPLSQFYKMAVSLKVIEHSIAEVSEFFTEKVLSTLRCLEIVPYAMSKLENSSVNAHVFRMYKDDMPDLVSLPTEMKSWREKWLDPMSGYLPATVLDTLKASDIRSFSNIETLLRLLVILPFSRRESTFRQGKRSLQGFIQQETRSLSELHPL, from the exons ATGTAAACAATGGTTAAATAATTGTCATCGATCTGACTTGGAGCCAAAAACCCCTGAGGAGTTACACAATTCCTTCCAAATTTGTGCAAATCATTTTGAGCCTTCCTTGATCTGTCGTGAC AGCACTTTAAGAACATCCTTGAAAGAGGGTGCTATTCCAACCCGATTTGATTTTACAAGCCATTTGAACAATCCATCAGGCCACAACAGGAATAAAAGAATAAGAGAACCT GCTGAGGCAGAGCTTGCATCCTTGAAGAAAGCTAAAGGGGATTGGTTTG AAGATGAAGCTCCATCTGAGGTGAAAGATAAGCCAGGAGAGAATAGCGCAACATGTGATTTACAGCAAGAGGAACAAAAGAGAGAGGATGTTGCCAACTCCAAAGCAAAGGAAATCCTTAAAGTCTACTTTAAGGAAACCCTTGCCTTCACTGGATTCAGCATAGGGAACGATGCAAACCCCAACACAGATGAACCAATGGGAGACCACAGAGGACAACAGTCTCTCAACCCCGTCTGTGTTGAAAAAATCGACCAGAAAGAAGTCCTCCAGTTCAGCGAGGACCTCATGCGGGAGGAGATCCGGAACAGTTTGAGGTTGGCACGCTTTTTCTCCATCCTGCTTCAAGATGTGACAAACATCGAGGGAAAAGATCAGATCCCAGTTTTCATCAGGTCCGTCACTGTGGCAGGGTTCCCTCAGAAACACCTCATGGGGTTCCTGCCCTGTTATGCAGATGCTGAAGGTCTGTTTTACATGCTGCTCTCAGAAATTCGGAATAAGTGGGGGCTGCGGATGGAGCATTGTCGAGGACTTACCTACCTGACCACAGGCGGTTTATGTCAGAAAATGAAGGATCTCACCAGCAGGATTCTGCAGGAGTTTCCTCAGGTAGTGCTAGCACCTAGTGACCCATACGCCTTTAACATGTGGCTAATCCGCTCCATGCCCATACCTTATATCCAGAAGGTTGTGAACACAGTGGAGGAGGTCGCCACAATAATTAGAGGATCCCCAGATCTTTGGGAAAGACTGGAGGTGAAAATCAAGTCTTCATACAGCCACCTTAAAGGTGAAGTGGACAGGATCATAGAGGCTTCCCAGAACACCTGGGAGTATGGTGTTGATGCCTTCCAGACCATGTTGGACATTCTTGAACCATTCCTTGCCTGCATCAACGAGGTGTGCTCGGCTGCGAACGCAGACACCGCTACTTGTGAGCAGATGGCCAAGCTCAAGCCGATCCTGAAGAACTTCAATTTCATCATCACCCTGGTTGTTCTGAAGAATACCCTCTGTTGCGTGAGTATCCTCAACCCGAGTCTCAGGGGAGCCATCAGCATCAGCAGCACCTTGCAGTACACAATCTCCAACGCCTTAAAGCTGGTCAACAAACATCTGCAGGAGATCGCAATATTCCACAGGAAGTGGTTTTCTGACGCAGTGGGCAGGGCTAAGAAGCTGGGAGTGGAGGTCGCTAGGCCGGATGAGAGCTCACCTGAGACTGGCGAGGCAGTTGCAACTGAAACCCCTCTGGAGGATTTCTACAGAGAGACTCTGAGCAGGCAGATCTTACTGTACCTTGTTGCGGAGGTAAAGAGGGTGTTTAGCACTGAGATGGTACGGATTCTAAGATGGCTCTCATTGGTGCCGTCTTACATGGCTGACCACAATTTCAGTATCCGCAGGGATAAAGTGGCGGACGCAAACTTGAACAACCTTGCCCGGCCTGACACGTTTTACGATGAGCTTGGTTGCTGGGAGGTGAAGTGGAGACATGCTAGTAAGCGGAGGATCCTGCCCACAACAGTGTTTGCAACGTTGAAAATCCCAGACATTGCATTTTACCCAAATGTGCAGAGCCTGCTGAGAGTTTTGGGCACCATCCCCTGTGTGAACGCAGAGGCAGACGTGTATGGGCAGTACAACATGGTGCTGGAGCGGTACCAGTCTTACCTGAAAGCCACACCGGAGGATCAGAGACTGTGCAACATGGCATTTGTCTATGTCAATCAAGACGTGCACTTCAATGTGGAAGACATGGTGGAGTCCTATGTGGAGAAGCATATTGACATATTGCAGTTTTTGCATATG GATGATGAGGTAATAGAGATGCAGCCTGAAGCTG AACCTGTCTCTGAGAATGATGGGAATCACACTCTAAAAGAGAATGTTGAAGAAACACAAGAAGAACCACAGGACATACCCTCTGAGATGGAGACCGAGAGAGTGGGGCAACCGAAACTCCCAGCCACAGAAACGAATAAGGAGGCACTCAAATCTGCTTTGCAGGTTGCTGTGACAGCTGCATATAACAGCCAGAGCAGACAGCCTGGTGAGGCCTCTGCTGAACAGGATGGCGAGGTTGAAGACTCATTGAAATATGTGTCGAAGTCTGAGATGGAAGAAGTTCTCAGAGTATGCGAGGATGCTGTCAGGGAGGGAATTCTTGTGGAGGTGGGCACTTCCTTTTTTTCTCTGTTCATTGACCGCGTTGTGAAGTTAGGGGAGAAAAAAcaccttcctctcttcctcaggTTTGTGGACAGTTTTGATGTCATGCGATTGGAGCTCATGGGATTTCTGGATGTGGATCTTGACTGTGATGCCATGTCAGAGCGCATATTGGAAATTGTAACCAAAGAGTGGCATCTCGATTTGTGTTACTGCAGAGGTCAGGCCTACCTCGGATCCGGTGATGTCTCCTACAAGCTGAAAGCATTTGCCTGCAAAATCCAAGAAAAGTACCCCCTTGCAATATGCACACACTGCTCTTGTTACTCCTTTAACACATGGTGGTCAAAATCCACCCCTGTGTCATCAGTCAAACGGGCCCTGGATGTTTTTGAAGAGGTTTTGATGTTTTTTGGGAGCATGCCTATGCTTGAGAAACAGCTGGATCATGTCATTGCATTTGGTCTTAGGGAAAGCTATGAAAAGGTTCAAGAATTGCAGGGGAAGTTCTGTACCGTCTGGCAGGAGAAGCATGATTCCTATGAAGTCTTTGTGCAGATGCTGGAGCCCCTTGTCGAATGTTTGGAGAAAATCAAGAGCAATCCACAGAGGTGGAAATCCTCACTCTCTCTAAAAGCTGGAGCACTGCTGCGTTTGATAAGGGACTTTGATTTTATTGTGCCCATGGTAGCCCTGAAGAACACCTCTTCCTTCACCAGGGAACTGAGTGCAGGACTCCAGAAGGATCATTTCAGCGCAGCATCCCAACTCTGCCAGATCAGTGGTATAGTGGCTACTCTTAATAGGGTCAAAACAAACATCAAAGTATTTCACCAGAATTGGTTTGACGAAGCTTGTGCGCTCGCCCAGAGTCTAGGTGTGCAGATAAAAGTGCCTGATAATTCCTCTGCGTCCAGGGATAGCATGATGAAACCAGCTCTGTATTACAAAGATGCACTAAGTGTGCCCCTAGTGGACAACCTCACCAATGCTGTTAAGGATCATTTCTCTGAGGACCACAAGGAAGCCCTAAACTTCCTCTCCCTGGTTCCCTGCTCTGTGACTGTGAGTTACATGTTTGAGATCCTGAGGTCAAAGCCTCCTCTCTACGCCAGTGATCTGCCTGACTCCGACAACTTCTTCACCGAGTTGTGCTGCTGGAGGGTGAAGTGGAAGACCAAAGTTGCATCCGTGACCATCCCAGACACCATCTTTCAGACTCTCCGTCTGCCACTCATGCAATACTTTGGGAACATCAACACACTGCTGAGGATCATGTCTGTGCTACCCAGCACAGTACTAGAGAACTGTGGGGAAGTGATGCGCCACAAGATGTTCCAGGAATACCTAAGGAACACCAGCCCCAAGGACAGGTCCCCATGTCTGGCCATGCTGCAGGTGGGAACCAACTTCAACAGAGATCTGGACCGGATGGTGACTAAGTGCTTGAAGGTCACTCCCCAGGCTTTAGAGGGCATCTGCTTG gataagGAATCCAAAAGTCTGATGAAGAACTCTGAAG TCGATCATGGCAAAGATGGAACAGAGGACCTTGAGAATCAGTCTTCTGACAAGAAAGAGAACCAGGAAATGAAAGCGGTGGATGAGAATGGGCACACTGGAGATAATCGACAGAGTTTGGAAATGGTTTTCAGATTGGCTGCACGTCTAGGGAAAAAGAAGTGCCAGCTCTCCGAACTCTCCAAAGAAGATCAAGTCCTTCTCATCCAGGATCTCGGCCTGTGCCACTGGTTTGGAAGAGATGGCAAGTTCACGCTTAACATAGGAGAGGAGGAAATGGTAGAGCTTCTCACAAAATCCATTAGGGAAGTCATACTCTTAGAAATACAGGAGTCCCCCTTCTTTTCTCTTATCACAGATAAACCTGTTATAATTGCTAATAAGAGCTATCTGCCTGTCTTCGTCAGATATGTTGGGGAATGTGCCCCCAAGGTAGAGCTCATTGGTTTTTTGCGATTTTTTGAAACCTGTGACGTTGATGTTCAAGCCAAGAATCTTTCAGCAACTCTAACCGAAGACTGGGGATTGCCGATGAGTCAGTGTCGTGGACAAGCGTTCATGCGCATGGGCTCAGGTTGTCACAGCCTGAAGAAGATGTCTTTGGAGTTCCTCGAGAGCTATCCTCTGTCTGTCATCACACCCAGTGAGTCTTGTGGCCTTGCCTGTTGGCTAGCAGGAAGTGTACACTGCCCACCTGTCACAAAGATGCTGGGAATTGTGGAAGATCTTCTACTGTTCTTTGACCAGTCACCTGGACTGGAGGCAGAGCTAGCACAGGCCGTGGATGGGTTACTGAATACACCTCGGGAGGCCTTGGAGGAAATTCCAGAAACCTGTTGCTCCAGGTGGAAGAAGAGGGAGGACTTTTTTGATCTCCTAGTCGACACATTGGAGGGAGTCTTGAGTTGCCTGGATTCAGTTAGTTCCAGCGCCACGGGCACTATGTCACTACATGCACAGGTCCTCGCCACTGCTTTGAGAGAGATGGATTTTGTCGTCACACTTGTGATCCTGAAGAATGCCTGTTCTCCTCTTCGAAACTGCAGCACTGTTTTCCGCTGTGGTAACCCTGCTGACATCATCTGTGAAGTGGAGAAGATCGTACCAATCATAGAGACCCTGAACAAGATGTTGGAGAACATAAgcactgtacacacaccttgGTTTGAAGAGGCATTCCAACTAGCATCCAAGGTGGCCCCTCAGCAAGTGTGTTTCCCAGAGGAAGCTAACTCTTACGAGTCTCCAGAGGTCTACTACAGGGACAACTTTAGCGTTCCTGTACTGAGCTGCCTCATTGACGAAATGAAGTACAACTTCTCCGACAGTCATTTGAAAGCCCTGAAGCTCCTGTCTCTTCTTCCCACCTGCAATCCACAGCCCATTTCAGAGCCAATCCGCGCAGAGTCCACCGACAAGCTATACAGTCTCTACCTGTCTGACCTCCCTGATCCTGACACAGTAGAGCAGGATATCAGTAACTGGGCCACAGTGTGGAAAGAGAAATATCAGGACATGTCACCACCAGCTTCTATCTCTGAGATACTGCTTCACCCAGAATCTCAAAGCCATCCCACAGTGACAATGCTGCTCAGACTGGTGGCTGTTCTACCCAGCGTCAGTATGGAGTGGGACCTCATGAAGACCACCCTGAACTCCATGAGAGCTCTGCTGAAGAACACGGTCTGCAAGGGCAGCAAAACCGACACTGTGATGCTTCTCATGCATTACCCAACTGTTCAAAGACTAAGGGAGGTCATTGAGAAATGCATCGAAGTTGACCCAGAAAGCATCCCATGTCTTGAGCAG GTGAAGAAACAAATGAAAGGTCTGAATCTGGAAAGTG atttCAGAGCTTTTGATGTAAACCCTGATGAGAGACATGAGCAGACAGTTGAGGAACACCAAGCTAATATGGCAGAACAACCCCTTGCAGGAGAGTTGCAAGCGGAGGACGGCGTGCTGATGGCGGAGGACGGCGTGCTGATGGCGGAGGACGGCGTGCTGATGGCGGAGGACGGCGTGCTGATGGCGGAGGACGGCGGCGTGCTGATGGCGCAGGAGGACGGCGTGCTGATGGCGCAGGAGGACGGCGTGGCGCAGGAGGACGGCGTGGCGCAGGAGGACGGCGTGGCGCTGGCGCAGGAGGACGGCGTGGCGCTGGCGCAGGAGGGCGGCGTGGCGCTGGCGCAGGAGGACGGCGTGGCGCTGGCGCAGGAGGACGGCGTGGCGCAGGCGCAGGAGGACGGCGTGGCGCAGGCGCAGGAGGACGGCGTGGCGCAGGCGCAGGAGGACGGCGTGGCGCAGGCGCAGGAGGACGACGTGGCGCAGGAGGGCGTCGCGCAGGCGGAGGAGGGCGGCGGGCTGATGGCGGAGGAGGGCGTCGCTCAGGCGGAGGACGGTGTTGTAATGGTAGAGGACAGGGTCGTAGGTCAGAGGCAGGCTATGTCTTTCTATGACCCACCTGTGCGTGAGGAAATACTTAAGGAACTCTGGGACTCACAGTTCTTTACAATAATAACGGAACAGGCGGTTGAGATTGAGGGACAGCTCTACGTCCCCCTGTGCATCAGGTACTTGGACAAACAGGACACTCAGTGCGAGGAGACTGTAGCTTTCATCCCGTTCAGCCAGGACACTGCTGTCTTGGCTGATGCTATTGAAACAGCCCTATCAGAGAAATGGGGGCTCAATATGGAGTACTGTAGAGGGCAAGCTTTGCTAAGTGTTGGTGAGGTAGGGTCTCAGATGAGGGCTGTCTCTGCTGTAATAGCCCAGAAATACCCCCTGGCCATGCAAATGGTCAGCTCTGCTGTGTCTCTGAATGTGTGGCTAGCCAGGTCATCTCCTGCAGTGGCTGCAGCAGACTGTGCAGTGTCTGTAGAAAACATGTTACAGTGGCTCACAGAGGATGCAGAACGACAGACCAAACTAGAAGAGGTGATCATTGCCATATTCCAACATGATGAGGGAAAGGGTAATGAGCTTAGGGACAAGCTTATTAAGAACTGGGAGAAGAGTCATGATATGCATGATTTGATGGTAGAGCTCCTGGAGGTAGTCATGCTGTGCTTGAATGAGCTGAAAAGTGAGGAGAATAGCTTAGGGAGTGGCCAAGCACTGCTTTACTTCAATAAAGTCAGACGTTTTGAGTTCATCTTCTCGGCTGTCGTGCTGAAGAATGTCCTAAGCTTGACCAAAAAGCTGAGCCAATCTCTTCAAGGAAAACCCCTAGATGTGTTGCTAGCAATGAATAGCTTGCCTGATCTCCTAACTTCCCTCAATGAATTGAAGAGCGATATCGACACACATCACAAGGCCTGGTTCAAGGAAGCTGTCTCTTTAGCTTCCAAGCTGCAAATAACGTTGTTGCACTCTGCGTTGCTGGAACCCCTGAGTCAGTTTTACAAAATGGCGGTGAGTCTGAAGGTGATAGAGCACTCCATTGCTGAGGTCAGTGAGTTCTTCACAGAGAAGGTCCTCAGTACCCTGAGGTGCCTGGAGATTGTGCCTTACGCCATGTCAAAGCTAGAAAACAGCAGTGTAAATGCTCACGTTTTCCGCATGTACAAAGATGACATGCCTGACCTGGTCTCACTCCCCACAGAGATGAAGTCTTGGAGAGAGAAGTGGTTAGATCCCATGTCCGGGTATCTTCCAGCCACTGTGCTCGACACCCTGAAGGCATCAGACATTAGGAGCTTTAGTAACATTGAAACCCTCCTAAGGCTCCTGGTCATCCTACCATTTTCCCGGAGGGAGAGTACCTTCAGGCAGGGAAAGAGAAGCCTCCAGGGGTTCATACAACAGGAGACCAGGTCCCTTTCTGAACTTCATCCTCTGTAA